From a region of the Burkholderia sp. PAMC 26561 genome:
- the tagF gene encoding type VI secretion system-associated protein TagF produces the protein MTTPEEAGTGFYGKVRTHGDFVGRGLSREFVVQWDTWLQRGLLKAQEQLGDAWLQDFLGMPLWCFAMKPGVMDDTAYAGVMMPGIDAVGRYFPFVVARPMAQAFFDDWLHSSSVWYEHAAGLALSTLKAKFSLAEFETELEQLDSGAETLVWRDKFRRFLSEGDVASVWWTSAQALHRHEGAPDTALFLRLLGG, from the coding sequence ATGACGACGCCTGAAGAAGCCGGCACGGGCTTCTACGGAAAAGTGCGCACGCATGGCGACTTTGTGGGACGCGGTTTGTCGCGCGAATTTGTCGTGCAGTGGGATACGTGGTTGCAGCGCGGATTGCTCAAGGCTCAGGAACAGCTTGGCGACGCCTGGTTGCAAGACTTCCTCGGCATGCCGCTATGGTGTTTCGCGATGAAACCCGGGGTGATGGATGATACGGCGTATGCGGGCGTGATGATGCCGGGTATCGACGCGGTCGGGCGGTATTTTCCTTTCGTCGTGGCTCGACCAATGGCTCAAGCTTTCTTCGATGACTGGCTGCACAGCAGTTCGGTGTGGTACGAGCATGCGGCGGGTTTGGCCTTATCGACGTTGAAGGCGAAGTTCTCGCTGGCAGAGTTCGAGACCGAGCTGGAGCAACTTGATAGCGGTGCTGAAACGCTGGTCTGGCGCGATAAGTTCAGGCGGTTTTTGAGCGAGGGCGATGTTGCGAGCGTTTGGTGGACGAGCGCTCAAGCGCTGCACAGGCACGAGGGCGCGCCGGATACGGCGTTGTTCTTGCGATTGCTGGGAGGTTAA
- a CDS encoding DSD1 family PLP-dependent enzyme, which yields MKLDQIETPAALIDRPRMMRNIERMQAHMNAHGVAFRPHVKTSKCVDVVRAQRDAGARGITVSTLKEAEQFFAAGFSDILYAVGMVASKLPRALALKQSGCDLKLIVDNLESARGVAEFGRLHGVTFEVWIEIDTDGHRSGVKPGEARLIDIGRALHQDGARLGGVLTHAGSSYELNTAESLAALAEQERAGCVQAAERLREAGLPCDVVSVGSTPTALAARHLEGVTEVRAGVYVFFDLVMRNVGVCNTADLALSVLTTVIGHQADKGWAILDAGWMAMSRDRGTAKQTHDYGYGQPCTLDGSPLEGYTLTGANQEHGILANTGHPDGDITAHLSVGTRLLILPNHACATGAQYPAYHARLGADEIEVWDRFYGW from the coding sequence ATGAAACTCGACCAGATCGAAACGCCCGCCGCGCTGATCGACCGGCCGCGCATGATGCGCAACATCGAACGCATGCAGGCGCATATGAACGCGCACGGCGTGGCGTTCAGGCCGCATGTGAAGACCTCGAAGTGCGTGGACGTGGTGCGCGCCCAGCGCGATGCCGGCGCTCGCGGCATCACGGTGTCCACGCTCAAGGAAGCCGAGCAATTCTTCGCGGCCGGCTTCAGCGACATCCTGTATGCGGTGGGCATGGTTGCATCGAAGCTGCCGCGTGCATTGGCGTTGAAGCAATCTGGTTGCGATTTGAAACTGATCGTCGATAACCTCGAATCGGCGCGAGGCGTCGCGGAGTTCGGCCGTTTGCACGGCGTGACCTTTGAGGTGTGGATCGAAATCGATACCGACGGCCATCGCTCCGGCGTCAAGCCCGGCGAGGCGCGCTTGATCGATATCGGCCGCGCCTTGCATCAGGACGGCGCGCGCCTGGGCGGCGTGCTGACGCACGCGGGATCGAGCTACGAACTGAACACGGCCGAATCACTCGCCGCGCTCGCCGAGCAGGAGCGCGCCGGTTGTGTGCAGGCCGCCGAGCGCCTGCGCGAAGCGGGTTTGCCATGCGATGTTGTCAGCGTCGGCTCTACGCCGACCGCCCTCGCCGCGCGTCACCTTGAAGGCGTGACCGAAGTTCGCGCGGGCGTGTATGTCTTCTTCGATCTCGTGATGCGCAACGTGGGCGTATGCAATACGGCCGATCTGGCGCTGAGCGTGCTGACCACGGTCATCGGTCATCAGGCGGATAAAGGCTGGGCCATTCTCGATGCCGGCTGGATGGCGATGAGCCGCGACCGCGGCACGGCGAAGCAGACGCATGACTACGGCTACGGCCAGCCATGTACGCTCGACGGCTCGCCGCTCGAAGGCTACACATTGACCGGCGCAAACCAGGAACATGGGATCCTGGCGAACACGGGTCATCCGGACGGAGACATCACCGCGCACTTGTCGGTCGGCACGCGGCTTTTGATCCTGCCGAACCACGCCTGCGCGACCGGCGCGCAATACCCGGCTTATCACGCGCGTTTGGGCGCGGACGAGATCGAAGTGTGGGACCGGTTTTACGGCTGGTGA
- a CDS encoding anti-sigma factor family protein — MKTDEVMLMAYVDGELPPDQRHEVEEHIRASAEAAELVELLKASRVDYRGAFAAQKLPPVPDSLTQKIEAMARAHAAPAVNDNAVPSSAGGPVRSRMRSVPAWLAAACVAGAFCGGLFLRLGPLLDHGPSGSMAASNLSPWVQAATGYQKLYTRDTLAYVSETPETSSKTVDDIRREDGLALRIPDLHSAGLTFKTVQRLRFNNKPLVQIVYQPEKGEPVALCVMKDVKPDQAVAGQDVDSMQVVTWRQAELSYALIGKHDGVDLNALGKQISNREVEQLFSDSTSVVLPGSLAG; from the coding sequence ATGAAAACCGATGAAGTAATGTTGATGGCGTATGTCGACGGTGAACTGCCGCCCGACCAGCGCCATGAAGTCGAGGAACACATTCGCGCGTCAGCCGAGGCGGCAGAGCTGGTCGAGTTGCTGAAGGCGTCGCGCGTGGATTATCGGGGCGCGTTCGCCGCACAAAAGTTGCCGCCTGTACCGGATTCGCTGACGCAGAAGATTGAAGCGATGGCACGCGCGCATGCCGCGCCCGCAGTCAATGACAACGCCGTTCCCTCGTCAGCCGGCGGGCCCGTTCGCTCGCGTATGCGCTCCGTTCCCGCGTGGCTTGCTGCTGCCTGTGTAGCAGGCGCGTTCTGCGGCGGCTTGTTCCTGCGACTCGGTCCTCTTTTGGACCACGGCCCATCCGGTTCGATGGCCGCAAGCAATCTCTCGCCGTGGGTTCAGGCCGCCACGGGTTACCAGAAGCTCTATACCCGCGACACGCTGGCCTATGTCAGCGAGACGCCGGAAACATCGTCGAAAACGGTCGATGACATCCGTCGCGAAGACGGTCTTGCATTGCGCATCCCGGATTTGCACAGCGCCGGCCTGACGTTCAAGACCGTGCAGCGCCTGCGTTTCAACAACAAGCCGCTCGTTCAGATCGTGTATCAACCCGAGAAGGGTGAACCCGTCGCGCTTTGCGTGATGAAGGACGTGAAACCGGATCAGGCGGTGGCGGGTCAGGACGTCGATTCCATGCAGGTGGTGACCTGGCGTCAGGCCGAACTGAGCTACGCGCTGATCGGCAAACACGACGGCGTGGACCTGAATGCGCTCGGCAAACAGATCTCGAACCGCGAGGTGGAGCAGCTTTTCAGCGATTCGACGTCCGTGGTGCTTCCGGGCTCATTGGCTGGCTGA
- a CDS encoding catalase family peroxidase has protein sequence MTEKRRRPSLISRYALIAATIGGIAGLFAWTGGWIHWPHDQQTLTSARLIDAFESDTSPHPGFRRNHAKGVCVSGRFESNGNGAQLSRASVFERGTVPVVGRLSAPGFDPTQEDDTAMVRSFALRFTLSHGEQWRTAMNSVPIFAVSTPEALYEHLAALRPDAASGRVDPAKMEMFLEKHPETTAFHEWLASHPASSNFSNASYFSIDAFRFTNAQGNTHFVRWSVVPDAAYQPVSTTDARDPDFLAHDLSKRLERGPVRWHLMITPAAPGDPTNDATRVWPQERELHRVDAGVVVIDRAESQIDGACRDINFDPLILPAGIGPSDDPLLAARSSAYSVSFNRRTQEEAQAAQAGNSRR, from the coding sequence ATGACTGAAAAGCGCCGCCGTCCCAGCCTGATATCCCGCTACGCCCTGATTGCTGCAACGATTGGCGGTATCGCGGGATTGTTTGCGTGGACCGGCGGATGGATTCATTGGCCACATGATCAGCAGACGCTTACATCGGCCCGGTTGATCGATGCCTTCGAATCCGATACAAGCCCACACCCCGGCTTCCGCCGCAATCATGCGAAGGGTGTATGCGTGAGCGGTCGCTTCGAAAGTAACGGCAACGGCGCGCAGCTTTCTCGAGCAAGCGTGTTCGAGCGGGGCACGGTTCCGGTGGTCGGGCGCTTGTCGGCGCCGGGTTTCGACCCGACGCAAGAAGACGATACCGCGATGGTCCGCAGCTTCGCCCTGCGCTTCACCTTGAGCCACGGCGAGCAATGGCGCACCGCGATGAACTCCGTGCCGATCTTCGCCGTCAGCACACCGGAAGCGCTGTATGAGCATTTGGCCGCGTTGCGGCCGGACGCCGCGAGCGGCCGCGTCGACCCCGCGAAGATGGAGATGTTTCTGGAAAAACACCCTGAAACAACGGCTTTTCACGAATGGCTGGCAAGTCACCCGGCGTCATCGAATTTTTCCAACGCCAGTTATTTCAGCATCGACGCGTTCAGGTTCACCAACGCCCAAGGCAACACGCATTTCGTTCGATGGAGCGTCGTGCCCGACGCGGCATACCAGCCCGTCAGCACAACCGATGCGCGCGATCCGGACTTCCTCGCGCACGACCTGAGCAAGCGCCTCGAGCGCGGTCCCGTGCGCTGGCATCTGATGATCACGCCGGCCGCGCCCGGCGATCCGACGAACGACGCCACCCGCGTCTGGCCGCAAGAGCGGGAGTTGCATCGCGTGGATGCGGGTGTGGTGGTGATCGACAGGGCGGAGTCGCAAATCGATGGAGCCTGCCGCGATATCAACTTCGATCCGCTGATCTTGCCGGCTGGAATCGGACCGTCGGACGATCCGCTGCTGGCCGCGCGCTCATCGGCATATTCGGTTTCTTTCAACCGCCGTACACAAGAAGAAGCGCAGGCGGCGCAAGCGGGAAACTCACGCCGCTAG
- a CDS encoding RNA polymerase sigma factor: MNGADLPSMLPEMLPRLWAFALRISGDRHDAEDLVQRACLRALERAHQLQPDTAPLSWMFSIVHSTWINELRARSVRKRSSMDWDDDFLENIADPVDKGPETQLMHGQIISAVERLPEAQRVVMLLVAVEGLSYQEAADVLEVPIGTVMSRLSRARQAVGAQFGTHEPKPKASATRKDSIA; this comes from the coding sequence ATGAACGGTGCAGACTTACCAAGCATGCTTCCCGAAATGCTGCCGCGCTTGTGGGCCTTTGCGCTGCGCATATCGGGCGACCGGCACGACGCCGAGGATCTCGTCCAGCGTGCGTGCCTGCGCGCGCTCGAACGGGCGCATCAATTGCAGCCCGATACGGCCCCGTTGAGCTGGATGTTTTCGATTGTTCATTCCACCTGGATCAACGAATTGCGGGCGCGAAGCGTGCGCAAACGTTCGAGCATGGACTGGGACGACGACTTCCTGGAGAACATCGCCGACCCCGTGGATAAAGGCCCGGAAACGCAGCTCATGCACGGCCAGATCATCAGCGCCGTGGAACGCCTGCCCGAAGCGCAGCGCGTGGTGATGCTGCTGGTCGCAGTCGAAGGGCTGAGTTACCAGGAAGCTGCAGATGTACTCGAGGTTCCTATCGGAACCGTCATGAGCCGCTTATCGCGCGCACGGCAAGCAGTCGGCGCGCAGTTCGGCACGCACGAACCGAAGCCAAAAGCCTCGGCGACGCGAAAGGACTCAATCGCATGA
- a CDS encoding HAD-IA family hydrolase: MPNQSASTYPKAVLFDLLTALLDSWTLWNRAAGSEAAGRTWRAEYLRLTYNRGAYVPYEELVRQAALQTGLDESAARTLEAQWLQLAPWSGARDSLRKLAPHCKLGIVTNCSDRLGRQAADLFDIDWDVIVTAENAGFYKPDPRPYQRALDRLNMNADDAAFVAGSSYDMFGTAKLGLRTYWHNRVGLDLVDGAQPPEIEAPTFDALLPWLRQFGSSKASKEDSAQ, from the coding sequence ATGCCAAACCAATCTGCCTCGACATACCCGAAAGCGGTGCTCTTCGACCTGCTCACCGCTCTCTTGGATTCATGGACCTTGTGGAACCGTGCAGCCGGCAGCGAGGCCGCGGGACGCACGTGGCGCGCGGAATATCTGCGCCTGACCTACAACCGCGGCGCGTATGTGCCCTACGAAGAACTCGTGCGTCAGGCCGCGTTGCAAACCGGCCTGGACGAGTCGGCAGCACGCACGCTCGAAGCCCAGTGGCTGCAACTCGCGCCGTGGAGCGGTGCGCGCGATTCATTGCGCAAGCTCGCGCCGCACTGCAAGCTGGGAATCGTCACGAACTGTTCCGATCGGCTGGGCCGGCAAGCCGCCGACCTGTTCGATATCGACTGGGACGTGATCGTGACGGCCGAAAACGCCGGTTTCTATAAGCCCGATCCGCGTCCTTATCAACGGGCGCTGGATCGCCTGAACATGAACGCCGACGACGCCGCTTTCGTCGCCGGTTCGAGCTACGACATGTTCGGCACCGCGAAGCTCGGCTTGCGTACCTACTGGCACAACCGCGTGGGCCTCGATCTCGTCGATGGCGCACAGCCACCCGAAATCGAAGCGCCCACGTTCGATGCGTTGCTGCCGTGGCTGCGCCAATTCGGTTCATCGAAGGCATCGAAGGAAGACTCCGCACAATGA
- a CDS encoding anti-sigma factor family protein has product MKSDDTLLMAYVDGELPSHEREEVERELRTSPDVAERVALLQASRLPYRDAFAGQKLPPVPASLTAKIEEMARSAKARIDVSVNDPVVEHAPGSPASSTIRSRLRIAPAWLAVAFLGGAFACGLVLRLGPGAGPASNVGASIASVGTGVSPWIMAAASYQQLYSRETLANVNSDTDLSIKTVDEIRQDDGLALRIPDLSAAGLTFKRVQRLRFNNKPLVQIVYLPKEGAPIALCVMKEVKPDAAVADQTVASMTVVTWRQAELGYALIGQPQGVDLTALGKQISSSQVAPLFSRDESRASSASLLASAKIPLSTRPVF; this is encoded by the coding sequence ATGAAATCGGACGATACCCTGCTGATGGCCTACGTGGATGGCGAACTGCCGTCACACGAACGCGAGGAAGTGGAGCGCGAACTGCGCACTTCTCCCGACGTGGCTGAGCGCGTCGCGCTCTTGCAGGCTTCGCGGTTGCCTTATCGCGATGCATTTGCCGGACAGAAGCTGCCACCGGTTCCCGCCAGCCTGACGGCGAAGATCGAGGAAATGGCCCGATCGGCCAAGGCCAGGATTGATGTCAGCGTGAATGATCCCGTGGTGGAACATGCGCCCGGAAGTCCTGCGTCGTCGACCATTCGTTCGCGGCTGCGCATTGCCCCCGCTTGGCTTGCCGTGGCGTTTCTCGGAGGCGCGTTCGCGTGCGGACTCGTGCTGCGCCTCGGGCCAGGCGCAGGGCCGGCATCGAACGTGGGTGCATCGATTGCATCCGTGGGGACCGGTGTCTCGCCCTGGATCATGGCTGCAGCAAGTTACCAGCAACTCTATTCGCGCGAGACGCTTGCGAACGTCAACAGCGACACCGACCTGTCCATCAAGACCGTCGACGAAATCCGCCAGGACGATGGCCTCGCGCTGCGCATTCCCGATTTGAGCGCGGCAGGGCTCACGTTCAAGCGCGTGCAACGTCTGCGCTTCAACAACAAGCCGCTCGTGCAGATCGTGTATTTGCCCAAGGAAGGCGCGCCCATCGCACTATGCGTGATGAAAGAGGTCAAGCCGGATGCGGCGGTAGCGGATCAAACGGTTGCATCGATGACTGTCGTCACCTGGCGTCAGGCTGAACTCGGCTATGCGCTGATCGGGCAGCCGCAAGGCGTCGACCTGACCGCGCTTGGCAAGCAGATCTCCAGCAGCCAGGTCGCGCCGCTTTTCAGCCGCGACGAGTCACGTGCGTCAAGCGCCTCGCTGTTGGCATCGGCGAAAATCCCCCTGAGTACCCGCCCCGTTTTCTGA
- a CDS encoding c-type heme family protein — protein sequence MKRKLSLSAKFNLVFLLVFAIGLSAAGVVADRLLQKQALDETVHDANVLISAAASMQSYTATHVTPLLATQIKYQFVPESIPAFSAIEMLNLLQKDFPNFSYKSTMLNPTNPRDRPTDWETDVITHLHDHPDLKQMTGQRISSGNPTLFLARPSRITDVACMQCHSTPSAAPATMIDKYGSANGFGWTMNDVIGAEFVSVPMTQPIERGRAVWRTFMLSLTAVFAVVLIVMNVMVNMLITRPIQSLSRAADEMSLGKLAETPLPTGGSDEIASLAVSFGRMRTSLIEAFKILDEGAH from the coding sequence ATGAAACGCAAACTCTCTCTTAGCGCCAAGTTCAATCTCGTCTTCCTGCTTGTCTTTGCAATCGGCCTGAGTGCGGCGGGCGTGGTCGCGGATCGTCTGTTGCAAAAGCAGGCACTCGATGAAACCGTACACGACGCCAACGTGCTGATCAGCGCGGCAGCATCGATGCAAAGCTACACCGCAACCCACGTCACGCCGCTGCTCGCCACGCAGATCAAATATCAGTTCGTGCCCGAATCCATTCCGGCGTTCTCGGCCATCGAAATGCTGAACCTGTTGCAAAAGGATTTCCCGAACTTCTCGTACAAGTCGACCATGCTCAATCCGACCAATCCGCGCGACCGGCCAACGGATTGGGAGACCGACGTGATCACGCATCTGCACGATCATCCCGACCTGAAACAGATGACAGGTCAACGCATTTCGTCGGGCAATCCCACGCTGTTCCTTGCGCGGCCAAGCCGCATCACGGACGTCGCGTGCATGCAATGCCACAGCACCCCGAGCGCAGCGCCCGCGACCATGATCGACAAATACGGCTCGGCGAACGGGTTCGGCTGGACCATGAACGATGTGATTGGCGCAGAGTTCGTGTCGGTGCCGATGACGCAACCCATCGAACGTGGCCGCGCTGTCTGGCGCACGTTCATGCTGTCGCTGACGGCGGTGTTCGCGGTGGTGCTGATCGTGATGAACGTGATGGTGAACATGCTGATCACGCGACCCATCCAGTCGCTCTCGCGCGCCGCCGATGAAATGAGTCTCGGCAAGCTTGCCGAAACACCTTTGCCAACGGGTGGATCGGATGAGATTGCGTCGCTGGCGGTATCGTTCGGACGCATGAGGACGAGCCTGATCGAAGCATTCAAGATCCTCGATGAAGGGGCGCACTGA
- a CDS encoding serine/threonine-protein kinase, with protein MTASADTPSELGRYRIERVLGRGAMGVVYLAFDPQIERHVALKTIRNELLPAGSEGGSMHDLTARFLNEARAAGRLAHPNIVSVYDYGEAGDTAYITMEYVRGESLAARLAQHARTQTRIEPARALGCFLQLLDALDYAHQEGVIHRDIKPANLLITQRGECKITDFGIARIEASHLTQLGTVIGTPSYMSPEQFTGETIDARADLFSAAVVLYEMLTGVCPFAGTPTVVMRQVLSDTPMLPSERVPGLAGYIDAMLMKALSKRPEDRYASAREWRDVLMGALGAAQSEDSDQTVIAFAKPIALLEAPELSEPSMDWPPELIAQLEERLASHVGPVATILLRRATAKSSDFNALRERLAAHFPTDAARRDFNSLLMRLETPGDGSRIASGMKRTSMPRNEPVLQVSIAPEVLQDATLKLAAYVGPIARVIVARAAANVPNTDTFYERLIDAVQEPDDRDALRRDLGIAPD; from the coding sequence ATGACGGCATCCGCCGACACCCCATCCGAACTCGGCCGATACCGCATCGAGCGCGTGCTCGGACGCGGCGCAATGGGTGTTGTGTATCTGGCGTTCGATCCGCAGATCGAGCGCCATGTCGCGCTTAAGACCATCCGCAACGAATTGTTGCCGGCAGGTTCCGAAGGCGGTTCGATGCACGACCTCACCGCGCGTTTCCTGAACGAAGCGCGTGCGGCCGGCCGCCTTGCGCATCCGAATATCGTGTCGGTGTATGACTATGGCGAAGCGGGCGACACGGCATACATCACGATGGAATACGTGCGTGGCGAGAGCCTCGCCGCGCGTCTCGCTCAGCATGCCCGAACGCAAACCCGAATAGAACCGGCGCGTGCCTTAGGTTGCTTTTTGCAACTCCTCGATGCACTTGATTACGCGCATCAGGAAGGCGTGATTCATCGTGACATCAAGCCTGCCAACCTGCTGATCACGCAACGCGGCGAATGCAAGATCACGGACTTCGGCATTGCGCGGATCGAAGCGTCGCATCTCACGCAACTGGGCACGGTGATCGGCACGCCCAGCTACATGTCGCCGGAACAGTTCACGGGCGAGACCATCGATGCGCGCGCCGACCTTTTCTCCGCTGCGGTCGTGCTCTACGAAATGCTGACCGGCGTGTGTCCGTTCGCGGGCACGCCGACCGTGGTCATGCGGCAAGTGTTGAGCGACACGCCTATGCTGCCATCGGAACGCGTGCCGGGCTTGGCCGGTTATATCGATGCGATGTTGATGAAGGCGCTTTCGAAGCGGCCCGAAGACCGTTACGCCTCCGCGCGTGAATGGCGCGATGTGCTGATGGGCGCGCTCGGCGCGGCGCAATCCGAGGACAGCGACCAGACGGTGATTGCATTTGCAAAGCCGATTGCGTTACTCGAAGCGCCAGAGCTCAGCGAACCTTCAATGGACTGGCCGCCTGAACTGATAGCGCAACTGGAGGAGCGGCTCGCAAGTCACGTGGGACCGGTTGCGACGATCTTGCTGCGTCGTGCGACGGCGAAGTCCTCGGACTTCAACGCGTTGCGGGAGCGGCTCGCGGCGCATTTTCCAACCGATGCCGCGCGGCGCGATTTCAACTCGCTGCTGATGCGGCTTGAGACGCCGGGGGATGGGTCACGGATTGCTTCGGGTATGAAGCGGACTTCGATGCCCAGGAACGAGCCGGTGCTTCAGGTGAGCATTGCGCCTGAGGTCTTGCAGGACGCCACGCTCAAGCTCGCTGCATATGTTGGGCCGATAGCGCGGGTCATCGTGGCGCGCGCCGCCGCGAACGTGCCTAATACGGATACGTTTTACGAACGTCTGATCGATGCCGTGCAGGAACCGGATGACCGCGATGCGTTGCGGCGGGATCTTGGCATCGCACCGGATTAA